The Echeneis naucrates chromosome 23, fEcheNa1.1, whole genome shotgun sequence genome has a segment encoding these proteins:
- the fbxl14b gene encoding F-box/LRR-repeat protein 14b: METHISCLFPEILAMIFSYLDVRDKGRVAQVCIAWRDASYHKSVWRGVEAKLHLRRANPSLFPSLQARGIRRVQILSLRRSLSYVIQGMPNIESLNLSGCYNLTDNGLGHAFVQEIPSLRVLNLSLCKQITDSSLGRIAQYLKNLEVLELGGCSNITNTGLLLIAWGLHRLKSLNLRSCRHVSDVGIGHLAGMTRSAAEGCLNLEYLTLQDCQKLTDLSLKHISKGLTKLRVLNLSFCGGISDAGMIHLSHMASLWSLNLRSCDNISDTGTMHLAMGTLRLSGLDVSFCDKIGDQTLAYIAQGLYQLKSLSLCSCHISDDGINRMVRQMHELRTLNIGQCVRITDKGLELIADHLTQLAGIDLYGCTKITKRGLERITQLPCLKVLNLGLWQMTESEKVR; encoded by the coding sequence ATGGAGACGCACATTTCGTGCCTCTTCCCGGAAATTTTGGCCATGATTTTCAGCTATCTggatgtgagggacaaaggcaGGGTAGCCCAAGTGTGTATTGCTTGGAGGGACGCATCCTACCACAAGTCAGTGTGGAGGGGGGTGGAGGCCAAGCTGCACCTCCGCCGGGCCAATCCCTCCCTGTTTCCCAGCCTTCAGGCCAGGGGCATCCGGAGGGTCCAGATCCTCTCTCTGCGCCGCAGCCTGAGCTATGTGATCCAGGGAATGCCTAACATCGAGTCCCTCAACCTGTCTGGCTGCTACAACCTTACAGATAACGGGCTGGGCCATGCATTTGTTCAGGAGATCCCGTCACTGAGGGTTTTGAACCTGAGTCTTTGCAAGCAAATCACAGACTCCAGTCTAGGCAGGATAGCCCAGTACCTGAAGAACCTGGAAGTACTGGAGCTTGGTGGCTGCAGCAACATCACAAACACTGGGCTCCTCTTGATAGCCTGGGGCCTCCACAGGCTCAAGAGCCTCAATCTGAGGTCCTGCAGGCATGTCTCAGATGTGGGGATTGGACATTTGGCGGGCATGACCCGCAGCGCAGCAGAAGGTTGCTTGAACCTGGAGTATCTGACTCTCCAGGACTGTCAGAAGTTGACAGACCTGTCACTTAAACACATTTCCAAGGGCCTAACCAAGCTCCGGGTACTGAACCTGAGCTTCTGTGGGGGGATCTCAGATGCAGGGATGATCCACCTCTCCCACATGGCTTCCCTGTGGAGCCTCAACCTACGCTCCTGTGACAACATCAGCGACACGGGGACCATGCACCTTGCCATGGGCACCCTAAGGCTCTCCGGACTTGACGTTTCCTTCTGCGACAAGATAGGGGACCAGACTCTAGCGTACATCGCCCAGGGGCTGTACCAGCTCAAGTCCCTGTCTCTGTGCTCATGTCACATCTCTGATGATGGGATAAACCGAATGGTGAGGCAGATGCACGAGCTGAGGACCCTGAACATTGGACAGTGTGTGCGCATCACGGACAAAGGGCTGGAGCTCATAGCTGACCACCTGACCCAGCTGGCGGGCATCGACCTGTATGGATGTACCAAGATCACCAAGAGGGGACTTGAGCGGATCACACAGCTCCCCTGCCTTAAAGTGTTGAACCTGGGACTCTGGCAGAtgacagagagtgagaaagtgaggtga